A genomic segment from Nicotiana tabacum cultivar K326 chromosome 7, ASM71507v2, whole genome shotgun sequence encodes:
- the LOC107760209 gene encoding CBL-interacting serine/threonine-protein kinase 7 — MDVKHPQPPPSTVKIKRTTSSDGSGTGTIILNKYQLGRLLGRGSFAKVYLGRCLDDNNTEVAIKVINKTGSTTTFDASMEPRIIREVSAMRRLNHHPNILKLHEVMATKTKIYFVMELAHGGELFTKLNRRGGRFSESTARFYFHQLVSALHFCHQNGVAHRDIKPQNLLLDKDGHLKISDFGLSALPEQLRNGLLHTACGTPAYTAPEVVYRKGYDGANADAWSCGVILFVFLAGCLPFDDSNLPNMYKAIHRREFKFPDWISKPARKVINRLLDPNPDTRYSIEELMNTSWFKRSSSMKQEEIKQFGEGILEKESSKHMGRMNAFDIISMNSGLDLSGLFEMGLNKKEMRFTTNVGVIEVGEKVMKIGKDGGYRVERRKSGGIGLVKGRVVLLVEMLEVAKELWLVEFKVVNGGTEFEDCQWEELKIGLKDIVVSWYNDGS, encoded by the coding sequence ATGGATGTAAAACACCCCCAACCACCACCTTCCACCGTCAAAATCAAAAGAACCACCAGCTCCGACGGTAGCGGAACCGGTACAATAATTCTCAATAAATACCAACTCGGTCGTCTTTTAGGCCGTGGCAGCTTTGCTAAAGTCTACCTCGGCCGTTGTTTAGATGACAATAATACAGAAGTCGCCATTAAAGTTATAAACAAAACCGGTTCAACAACTACTTTTGATGCTTCTATGGAACCTCGTATAATCCGAGAAGTCTCCGCCATGCGCCGACTTAATCACCACCCAAACATCCTTAAACTCCACGAAGTCATGGCTACAAAAACCAAAATCTACTTCGTAATGGAACTCGCACACGGCGGAGAACTTTTTACGAAGCTCAACCGCCGTGGCGGCCGGTTTTCTGAATCAACCGCTCGGTTTTATTTCCACCAGCTTGTCTCCGCCCTACACTTCTGCCACCAAAACGGCGTCGCTCACCGCGATATTAAACCTCAAAATCTCCTCCTAGACAAAGACGGTCACCTTAAAATCTCCGACTTCGGACTCTCCGCCTTGCCGGAGCAACTACGTAACGGTCTCCTCCACACCGCTTGTGGAACTCCGGCGTATACTGCACCTGAAGTAGTTTACAGAAAAGGATACGACGGAGCTAACGCAGATGCATGGTCATGTGGGGTTATTCTCTTCGTATTTCTCGCCGGTTGTTTACCATTTGATGATTCAAATTTACCTAACATGTATAAAGCTATACATCGCCGTGAATTTAAGTTTCCCGATTGGATTTCAAAGCCGGCTCGGAAAGTAATAAACCGGTTGCTTGACCCGAACCCGGATACGAGATACAGTATTGAGGAGTTGATGAATACTTCATGGTTTAAAAGATCTTCATCAATGAAACAAGAAGAGATTAAGCAATTTGGTGAGGGGATTTTGGAGAAGGAAAGTAGTAAACATATGGGGAGAATGAATGCGTTTGATATTATATCGATGAATTCGGGGTTGGATTTGTCGGGGTTGTTTGAAATGGGATTGAATAAGAAAGAAATGAGGTTTACGACGAATGTGGGGGTGATTGAGGTTGGGGAGAAAGTGATGAAGATTGGGAAAGATGGAGGGTATAGAGTGGAAAGAAGGAAGAGTGGGGGAATTGGGTTGGTGAAAGGGAGAGTGGTTTTGTTGGTGGAAATGTTGGAGGTGGCAAAGGAGTTATGGTTGGTGGAGTTTAAGGTTGTGAATGGTGGAACAGAATTTGAGGATTGTCAATGGGAGGAATTGAaaattgggttgaaagatattgTTGTTTCATGGTACAATGATGGATCTTGA